The proteins below are encoded in one region of Aquisphaera giovannonii:
- a CDS encoding TolB family protein: MRTRGRVVSLARALVLMLLSAAPAWAQDRIYWTVPQPGNAKEVWSMNADGSGKTNLFPAGIAPPPGYDSISSIAGPSAGAYPIDPSSPGSPSARWWLASVSGAGATAVFAFAPNGQGGVAWRQLSDIPLSPSPDVSRSITGLLALPTGASDDFASFQFLEAVHDGTAWTSTYSLVRFANPFTRPSGSVTLDQLQFLTSAGPGDAPGAQTWSPDGRFLAYIGSQPYPNGSTRRALRILDTMTGVDHFVLDTITAGVQPNRPRWSNNGEEIAFDSNSYFGSNSGVYAVNPSSGAVRAIATAGNSTDFFSAPVWSPDGTALAVMQSYQGSKASLRNRGMISRIPSSGVTKKSGPVPLTANSDAYLIPTPLGWR; the protein is encoded by the coding sequence ATGAGAACACGAGGACGCGTCGTGAGCCTGGCCCGGGCCCTGGTCCTTATGCTGCTGTCGGCCGCCCCGGCCTGGGCGCAGGACCGGATCTACTGGACGGTCCCGCAGCCCGGGAACGCCAAGGAGGTCTGGTCGATGAACGCCGACGGCTCGGGCAAGACCAACCTCTTCCCGGCCGGCATCGCACCGCCGCCGGGCTACGACTCCATCAGCTCGATCGCCGGCCCGAGCGCCGGGGCCTACCCGATCGACCCGAGCTCCCCCGGCTCTCCCTCGGCCCGGTGGTGGCTGGCCAGCGTGAGCGGGGCCGGCGCCACCGCCGTGTTCGCCTTCGCCCCGAACGGCCAGGGAGGGGTCGCCTGGCGGCAACTGAGCGACATCCCGCTCTCCCCGTCGCCCGACGTCTCCCGGTCGATCACCGGCCTGCTCGCCCTCCCGACCGGTGCCTCCGATGACTTCGCCTCATTCCAGTTCCTCGAGGCCGTCCACGACGGGACGGCCTGGACCAGCACCTACAGCCTGGTCCGCTTCGCCAACCCATTCACCCGTCCGTCCGGCTCGGTGACGCTCGACCAGCTCCAGTTCCTCACCTCCGCCGGCCCCGGCGACGCCCCCGGGGCGCAAACGTGGAGCCCCGACGGGCGGTTCCTCGCCTACATCGGCAGCCAACCCTATCCCAACGGCTCGACCCGCCGAGCCCTGCGGATCCTCGACACGATGACGGGCGTCGATCACTTCGTGCTCGACACCATCACGGCCGGCGTCCAGCCCAACCGGCCGAGATGGTCGAACAACGGCGAGGAAATCGCCTTCGACTCGAACAGCTATTTCGGCAGCAATTCGGGCGTCTATGCGGTCAACCCATCCAGCGGGGCGGTCCGCGCGATCGCGACGGCGGGCAACTCCACCGACTTCTTCTCCGCCCCGGTCTGGTCTCCCGACGGGACGGCCTTGGCCGTCATGCAGAGCTATCAAGGGTCCAAGGCGAGCCTGCGCAACCGGGGGATGATCTCGCGCATCCCATCCTCGGGAGTGACCAAGAAGAGCGGCCCCGTCCCCCTCACGGCCAACTCGGATGCCTACCTGATACCGACCCCGCTGGGCTGGCGCTGA
- a CDS encoding CAP domain-containing protein translates to MAAKTKPVTKPAPKPVTKSAPKPKPVTKPAPKPKPAPKPKPRPAPKPKPAPKPRPAPKPKPAPKPKPTPTPTPTPTPTPTPTPTPTPTPTPGYPGNPRNDREIAIFNYVNSERALAGAGPLTWNNQLAVAAQEYADLFATSFSETDTFGHDFGCTTPAQRARAAGSAFRLVGENLYEGLVGPFMEPEGAMTAWMHSTSHRENLLNPVYTVTGIGTAMDAQFNVFYVQMFALPIN, encoded by the coding sequence ATGGCAGCGAAGACGAAACCCGTTACGAAGCCGGCTCCGAAACCCGTTACGAAGTCGGCTCCGAAGCCGAAACCCGTTACGAAGCCGGCTCCGAAGCCCAAGCCCGCTCCCAAGCCCAAGCCCAGGCCCGCTCCCAAGCCCAAGCCCGCCCCCAAGCCCAGGCCCGCCCCCAAGCCCAAGCCCGCCCCCAAGCCCAAGCCGACGCCGACGCCGACGCCGACGCCGACGCCGACGCCGACGCCGACGCCGACGCCGACGCCGACGCCGACGCCAGGATACCCTGGCAACCCGCGCAATGATCGCGAGATCGCAATCTTCAACTATGTCAACAGCGAGCGCGCGCTCGCCGGTGCGGGACCGTTGACGTGGAACAACCAACTCGCCGTCGCAGCGCAGGAATACGCAGATCTTTTTGCGACATCGTTTTCGGAAACAGATACTTTCGGGCACGACTTCGGCTGTACGACACCTGCGCAACGCGCAAGGGCGGCGGGATCTGCCTTCCGACTAGTTGGCGAGAATTTGTACGAAGGGTTGGTCGGTCCCTTCATGGAGCCCGAGGGCGCGATGACGGCCTGGATGCATTCAACGAGTCATCGCGAAAACCTGCTCAATCCAGTGTACACCGTGACCGGCATTGGCACAGCAATGGATGCGCAATTTAACGTATTTTATGTACAAATGTTTGCATTGCCTATAAACTGA
- a CDS encoding alpha-amylase/4-alpha-glucanotransferase domain-containing protein gives MSTVRLILTLHNHQPVGNFDGVFEAAYRDSYLPFLEVLEGYPEIPFALHTSGPLMEWLVERRPEYVARIRALVEAGRVEILGGGFYEPIMTMIPHRDRVGQIRDYSAYLEEIFPTRIRGMWMPERVWEQHLASAIAEAGIEYTILDDFHFQRAGVSGDDLFGYYLTEDEGRLLKVFPGSETLRYTIPFQEPHATYEFLRRLGERRPGSTVVFADDGEKFGCWPDTHDHVYKNGWLHRFCDMIVGNRDWLEPTTFGRAVGATIPLGKVYIPDGSYREMTEWVLPPAVHEEYLAASKRLAAGPLEEAARPFFRAGGYWRNFKARYPESDEMYARMLGLSRRLGELEAAGSADPDYLDVARRELFRGQCNCPYWHGAFGGLYLPHLRNAIYRCLISAHNALDEAAGAAGPRVSLEVGDFNLDARQEVKLENESLVALVRPAQGGHLYELDARKAGVNVLATLERRPEAYHHAILEAIRRGASGEALEAATASIGDKVVLKQEGLDRMLVYDRHPRKALVDHFYPVDATLDDLAACRDIERGDFAAGTYLSRVHRDAKRVALVMERPGHADGRDFRIRKTIELAAGSPAIEVRYELSELPRDACLHFAVELNLAAMAGHADDRYYADPRGGRLGMLDARIDREHAEGVSLSDEWLDLSLGLSWSRPGGLWCHPIETVSQSEGGFEGVYQSSAVIPHWHVTADDEGRWDVLIRLEVGACRPTSSAAEVQARDSTLAGV, from the coding sequence ATGTCCACGGTCCGACTGATCCTCACCCTGCACAACCACCAGCCGGTGGGGAACTTCGACGGGGTGTTCGAGGCCGCCTACAGGGACAGCTACCTCCCCTTCCTCGAGGTGCTGGAAGGATATCCCGAGATCCCTTTTGCCCTGCACACCTCCGGGCCGCTCATGGAGTGGCTCGTCGAGCGGCGGCCGGAGTACGTGGCCCGGATCCGGGCCCTGGTGGAAGCCGGCCGGGTGGAGATCCTCGGCGGGGGGTTCTACGAGCCGATCATGACGATGATCCCCCACCGCGACCGCGTGGGGCAGATCCGGGACTACTCGGCCTACCTGGAGGAGATCTTCCCGACGCGGATCCGCGGCATGTGGATGCCGGAGCGCGTCTGGGAGCAGCACCTCGCCTCGGCCATCGCCGAGGCGGGGATCGAGTACACCATCCTCGACGACTTCCACTTCCAGCGCGCGGGGGTCTCCGGCGACGACCTCTTCGGCTACTACCTCACCGAGGACGAGGGCCGTCTCCTGAAGGTCTTCCCCGGGTCGGAGACGCTCCGCTACACGATCCCGTTCCAGGAGCCGCACGCGACCTACGAGTTCCTCCGCCGCCTGGGCGAGCGAAGGCCGGGCTCGACCGTGGTGTTCGCCGACGACGGCGAGAAGTTCGGCTGCTGGCCGGACACCCATGACCACGTCTACAAGAACGGCTGGCTGCACCGGTTCTGCGACATGATCGTGGGGAACCGCGACTGGCTGGAGCCCACCACCTTCGGCCGCGCCGTGGGGGCGACGATCCCGCTGGGCAAGGTCTACATCCCGGACGGCTCGTACCGCGAGATGACCGAGTGGGTCCTGCCGCCCGCCGTGCACGAGGAGTACCTGGCCGCCAGCAAGCGGCTCGCGGCGGGGCCGCTCGAGGAGGCCGCCCGCCCCTTCTTCCGCGCGGGGGGCTACTGGCGGAACTTCAAGGCCAGGTATCCCGAGAGCGACGAGATGTACGCGCGGATGCTCGGCCTCTCGCGGCGGCTCGGCGAGCTCGAGGCGGCCGGCTCGGCGGACCCGGACTACCTGGACGTCGCCCGCCGCGAGCTCTTCCGCGGCCAGTGCAACTGCCCCTACTGGCACGGGGCGTTCGGGGGGCTCTACCTGCCCCACCTGCGCAACGCCATCTACCGGTGCCTGATCTCCGCCCACAACGCCCTCGACGAGGCCGCCGGGGCGGCCGGCCCGCGGGTCTCGCTGGAAGTCGGCGACTTCAACCTGGACGCCCGCCAGGAGGTCAAGCTCGAGAACGAAAGCCTCGTCGCCCTGGTACGCCCCGCGCAGGGCGGCCACCTCTACGAGCTCGACGCGAGGAAGGCCGGGGTGAACGTCCTGGCCACGCTCGAGCGCCGGCCGGAGGCGTACCACCACGCGATCCTCGAGGCCATCCGCCGCGGGGCGTCGGGGGAGGCCCTCGAGGCGGCGACGGCGAGCATTGGCGACAAGGTCGTGCTCAAGCAGGAGGGGCTGGACCGGATGCTCGTGTACGATCGCCATCCCCGCAAGGCGCTCGTCGATCACTTCTACCCGGTGGACGCGACCCTGGACGACCTGGCCGCCTGCCGCGACATCGAGCGGGGCGACTTCGCCGCCGGGACGTACCTCTCGCGGGTCCACCGGGACGCGAAGCGGGTCGCCCTGGTCATGGAGCGGCCCGGCCACGCCGACGGCCGGGACTTCCGGATCCGCAAGACGATCGAGCTGGCCGCCGGCTCGCCGGCGATCGAGGTCCGCTACGAGCTCTCCGAGCTCCCCCGCGACGCCTGCCTGCATTTCGCCGTCGAGCTGAACCTGGCCGCGATGGCCGGCCACGCCGACGACCGCTACTACGCCGACCCCCGCGGCGGCCGGCTCGGCATGCTCGACGCGCGGATCGACCGGGAGCACGCGGAGGGCGTCTCGCTCTCGGACGAGTGGCTGGACCTGAGCCTGGGGCTGTCCTGGTCCCGCCCGGGCGGCCTCTGGTGCCACCCGATCGAGACCGTCAGCCAGAGCGAGGGGGGCTTCGAGGGGGTCTACCAGTCGTCCGCCGTCATCCCCCACTGGCACGTCACGGCCGACGACGAGGGGCGGTGGGACGTCCTCATCCGCCTGGAGGTCGGCGCGTGCCGGCCGACTTCATCGGCCGCCGAAGTGCAGGCTCGCGACTCGACCCTGGCCGGCGTGTAA
- a CDS encoding DUF58 domain-containing protein, which produces MIWPFRRSKPNEPARQAVDAAQIVRRARRLRYRVRPEAVAQLAGAYHGARPGVGLTFAELRAYEPGDDVRHLDWNVTARQGRPFVRRFVEERSLTVWLVLDVSASMRFGAEGRTKADRGAQAAALLATAAVYNGDRVGLAMVSDRIEVELPPNGGIRHLSQIVRALVATPTTSAKTQLAVGLARVRRSARRALIVVLSDFLSDEPITLWRRAARRHDTIAIRIVHPLEEELPAAGILSLEDAETGNRLIVDSSSKKQRAVYARSAAERKQSFPRWCGSAGVDGFTLSTEVDPIRGLIELFSRRSTRRGSP; this is translated from the coding sequence ATGATCTGGCCCTTCCGACGCAGCAAGCCGAACGAGCCCGCCCGCCAGGCGGTGGACGCCGCGCAGATCGTCCGCCGCGCCCGGCGGCTGCGGTATCGGGTGCGGCCGGAGGCCGTGGCGCAGCTCGCCGGCGCCTACCACGGGGCGAGGCCCGGCGTGGGCCTGACCTTCGCGGAGCTGCGCGCCTACGAGCCGGGCGACGACGTCCGCCACCTGGACTGGAACGTCACGGCCCGCCAGGGGCGGCCGTTCGTGCGACGGTTCGTGGAGGAGCGATCGCTCACCGTCTGGCTCGTCCTGGACGTCTCCGCGAGCATGCGGTTCGGCGCCGAGGGCCGGACCAAGGCCGACCGCGGCGCCCAGGCCGCGGCGCTGCTGGCCACCGCGGCGGTGTACAACGGCGACCGGGTGGGCCTGGCGATGGTCAGCGACCGGATCGAGGTCGAGCTCCCGCCCAACGGCGGGATCCGGCACCTCTCGCAGATCGTCCGGGCGCTCGTCGCCACGCCGACGACCTCCGCGAAGACGCAGCTCGCCGTCGGGCTCGCCCGCGTCCGACGCTCGGCCCGGCGGGCGTTGATCGTGGTCCTGAGCGACTTCCTCTCCGACGAGCCGATCACCCTCTGGCGGCGCGCCGCCCGCCGCCACGACACGATCGCCATCCGGATCGTCCACCCGCTCGAGGAGGAGCTGCCCGCCGCCGGGATCCTGTCCCTCGAGGATGCGGAGACCGGCAATCGGCTGATCGTCGACTCCTCGTCCAAGAAGCAGCGGGCCGTCTACGCCCGGTCGGCCGCGGAGCGGAAGCAGTCGTTCCCCCGCTGGTGCGGCAGCGCGGGGGTGGACGGGTTCACGCTCTCCACCGAGGTCGACCCGATCCGCGGCCTGATCGAGCTCTTCTCCCGGCGCTCGACGAGGCGAGGTTCCCCGTGA
- a CDS encoding alpha/beta fold hydrolase, whose protein sequence is MRLAYSDTRSSPIVVLLHGFPLSRAMWDGQVEALGAVCRVIAPDLRGHGESESPEGVYTMDAMADDVIELLDALGIDRPVVLGGLSMGGYVALSLALRHPARICGLMLMDTRAAADTPETARGREETARTVLHEGDGHSMIETMIPRLFGKATREKLPHKVGAMLAVMERTAPQGIAGALRGMAARPDRRGELGRIAIPTLVLVGEDDVVAPVDEAREIAGMIPDARLVVIPAAGHLAPFENPAATNAAILGFLAEIPARAAAAPA, encoded by the coding sequence ATGCGGCTGGCGTATTCCGACACCCGGAGCAGTCCCATCGTCGTCCTGCTCCACGGCTTCCCGCTCAGCCGCGCGATGTGGGACGGGCAGGTAGAGGCCCTGGGGGCCGTCTGCCGGGTCATCGCCCCGGACCTCCGCGGGCATGGCGAGTCCGAGTCGCCCGAGGGTGTCTACACGATGGACGCGATGGCCGACGACGTGATCGAGCTGCTCGACGCGCTGGGCATCGATCGGCCCGTCGTGCTCGGCGGGCTCTCGATGGGGGGATACGTGGCCCTCTCGCTGGCGCTGCGGCATCCCGCCCGGATCTGCGGCCTGATGCTCATGGACACCCGCGCCGCGGCCGACACGCCGGAGACGGCGAGGGGCCGCGAGGAGACCGCCCGGACGGTGCTCCACGAGGGGGACGGGCACTCGATGATCGAGACGATGATCCCGCGGCTCTTCGGCAAGGCCACGCGGGAGAAGCTGCCCCACAAGGTCGGCGCGATGCTGGCGGTGATGGAGCGGACGGCCCCGCAGGGGATCGCCGGCGCGCTCCGGGGCATGGCGGCCCGTCCGGACCGCCGCGGCGAGCTCGGCAGGATCGCGATCCCGACGCTCGTCCTGGTCGGCGAGGATGACGTGGTCGCGCCGGTGGACGAGGCCCGCGAGATCGCCGGCATGATCCCCGACGCCCGCCTCGTGGTCATCCCCGCGGCGGGGCACCTCGCGCCGTTCGAAAACCCCGCGGCCACCAACGCGGCCATCCTCGGCTTCCTCGCGGAGATCCCGGCCCGGGCCGCGGCGGCCCCGGCGTGA
- a CDS encoding ribonuclease D: MEEDLISTPAQLRELAGHIRDSGRFGFDTEFVSEDTFEPVLCLIQVATRERLAVIDPIVVGDLSPFWEVVLDPAIEVVMHAAGEDLRICHLRTGSLPARVYDVQVAAGLVGYSYPLSLVNLVSQSLRISLAGSETRTDWRRRPLSPAQLRYALDDVRYLLQIADDLDAELAAKGRAAWAEEEFAGLLRHVARRSDEDRWRRLPGLNSLNRRALEAARRLAAWREDEARHANRPLRHVLRDDLLVAIAKRLPASRRDLEALRDFNRPALLSKSQSILAVIEQARLTPEDMLPEFSQRFEDGPGASTVASLLSAALGQWCVRAEVATSLVATVGDLKHLIRWHLDGRPDDDRPSLMTGWRGELCGQMLLEVLEGRRTFRVVDPGSEFPVAVEPSPRGDAEGPGSEGRP; the protein is encoded by the coding sequence ATGGAAGAAGACCTGATCTCGACCCCCGCGCAGCTCCGCGAGCTCGCCGGCCACATCCGCGACTCCGGCCGGTTCGGCTTCGACACCGAGTTCGTGTCCGAGGACACCTTCGAGCCGGTCCTCTGCCTGATCCAGGTCGCGACCCGCGAGCGGCTGGCGGTGATCGACCCGATCGTCGTCGGCGACCTCTCCCCGTTCTGGGAGGTGGTCCTGGATCCGGCCATCGAGGTCGTCATGCACGCCGCGGGCGAGGACCTGCGGATCTGCCACCTCCGCACCGGCTCGCTCCCGGCGCGGGTCTACGACGTCCAGGTCGCCGCGGGGCTCGTCGGCTACAGCTACCCGCTGTCGCTCGTCAACCTGGTCTCCCAGTCCCTGCGGATCTCGCTGGCCGGGAGCGAGACCCGGACCGACTGGCGTCGCCGGCCGCTCAGCCCGGCGCAGCTCCGCTACGCCCTGGATGACGTCCGCTACCTCCTCCAGATCGCCGACGACCTCGACGCCGAGCTCGCCGCGAAGGGCCGGGCCGCCTGGGCCGAGGAGGAGTTCGCCGGCCTGCTGCGGCACGTCGCCAGGCGGTCGGACGAGGACCGGTGGCGGCGGCTGCCGGGGCTCAACTCACTGAATCGCCGGGCGCTCGAGGCGGCGAGGCGCCTCGCCGCCTGGCGCGAGGACGAGGCCCGCCACGCCAACCGGCCGCTCCGCCACGTCCTCCGCGACGACCTGCTGGTGGCCATCGCCAAGCGCCTGCCCGCGAGCCGCCGGGACCTGGAGGCGCTCCGGGACTTCAATCGCCCGGCGCTCCTGAGCAAGAGCCAGTCCATCCTCGCCGTCATCGAGCAGGCCCGGCTCACGCCCGAGGACATGCTGCCGGAGTTCAGCCAGCGGTTCGAGGACGGGCCGGGCGCCTCGACCGTCGCGAGCCTGCTGTCCGCGGCGCTCGGCCAGTGGTGCGTGCGGGCCGAGGTCGCCACCTCGCTGGTCGCCACGGTGGGGGACCTGAAGCACCTGATCCGCTGGCACCTCGACGGCCGACCGGACGACGACCGGCCCTCGCTCATGACGGGCTGGCGCGGCGAGCTCTGCGGCCAGATGCTCCTGGAGGTCCTGGAGGGGCGGCGGACCTTCCGCGTCGTCGATCCCGGGAGCGAGTTCCCGGTCGCCGTCGAGCCCTCGCCGCGAGGCGACGCCGAGGGCCCGGGCTCCGAGGGCCGGCCATGA
- a CDS encoding sugar phosphate isomerase/epimerase family protein, whose product MTRTLSCFTNCYGAAGVYAAAERIREAGIDHLELALRGHDFGGLVIPESAVVTEKAGDDEAKAFVAHLERHGVKVSGCNVGGADIRTAEGLELTARRIRFAARWFGVPVCVSGAGQPQDAAERAVVVDHLRRLGDVAAGVGVTLALETHKGPTQNAAAMLALMGEVDHPAVRLNFDTGNIAYYNAGADPCDELEKVKHLVRNVHLKDNRGGFEDWYFPAVGDGGAVDFARVREILDGVGFAGPYTIEIEGIGGEPEPGLEARQDRIARSVRHLGACGFLDD is encoded by the coding sequence ATGACGCGCACGCTGAGCTGCTTCACCAACTGCTACGGCGCCGCCGGCGTCTACGCGGCCGCCGAGCGGATCCGCGAGGCCGGGATCGATCACCTGGAGCTGGCGCTCCGCGGGCACGATTTCGGCGGGCTCGTCATCCCCGAATCGGCCGTTGTCACCGAGAAGGCCGGCGACGACGAGGCGAAGGCCTTCGTCGCGCACCTCGAGCGGCACGGCGTGAAGGTCAGCGGCTGCAACGTCGGCGGGGCGGACATCCGCACGGCGGAGGGCCTGGAGCTGACCGCCCGGCGGATCCGGTTCGCCGCGCGATGGTTCGGCGTGCCCGTCTGCGTCTCCGGGGCCGGCCAGCCGCAGGACGCGGCCGAGCGGGCCGTCGTCGTCGACCACCTCCGGCGACTCGGCGACGTGGCCGCCGGTGTCGGCGTCACCCTGGCGCTGGAGACCCACAAGGGCCCCACGCAGAACGCCGCGGCGATGCTCGCCCTGATGGGCGAGGTCGATCACCCGGCCGTCCGGCTCAATTTCGACACCGGCAACATCGCCTATTACAACGCGGGGGCGGACCCCTGCGACGAGTTGGAGAAGGTCAAGCACCTCGTCCGCAACGTCCACCTCAAGGACAACCGGGGGGGCTTCGAGGACTGGTACTTCCCGGCCGTCGGCGACGGCGGCGCCGTCGATTTCGCCCGCGTCCGCGAGATCCTCGACGGCGTCGGCTTCGCCGGCCCGTACACGATCGAGATCGAGGGGATCGGCGGAGAGCCCGAGCCGGGGCTCGAGGCACGCCAGGACCGCATCGCCCGGAGCGTCCGGCATCTCGGGGCGTGCGGGTTCCTCGACGATTGA
- a CDS encoding CvpA family protein: protein MGLDLALGVVVLLAGIRGWLRGFVSQVVRLVGFVSCFYLADPVRDLARPYVAAKLPTVDPPVLDRILWWVAAVLSYVLLVGLTSLAIALIKRPAEKGAVTEGRHANRLAGFLLGASKGALLAAVLAAGVAKYGPAATENLPWAARQTEGSHALKWTAQYQPVPKIWALPPVRHFVQHIQRNGRRSMPEAEAEAEAEVTKQMAGKASDDLLGPAAPRMELPRAEEDEPGAPPSVLGLDPEVVEEIERYKRELDARPGPR, encoded by the coding sequence ATGGGGCTGGACCTGGCCTTGGGGGTGGTCGTGCTGCTCGCGGGGATCCGCGGGTGGCTGAGGGGCTTCGTGTCCCAGGTGGTGAGGCTGGTCGGGTTCGTGTCGTGCTTCTACCTCGCCGATCCGGTGCGGGACCTGGCCCGGCCGTATGTGGCGGCGAAGCTGCCGACGGTGGACCCGCCGGTCCTGGACCGAATCCTCTGGTGGGTCGCGGCGGTCCTCTCCTACGTCCTGCTGGTCGGGCTGACGTCGCTGGCGATTGCCCTGATCAAGCGGCCGGCGGAGAAGGGAGCCGTGACGGAAGGACGCCACGCCAACCGGCTCGCCGGCTTCCTCCTGGGGGCGTCCAAGGGCGCCCTCCTCGCCGCGGTGCTGGCCGCGGGGGTGGCGAAGTACGGCCCTGCCGCGACCGAGAACCTGCCCTGGGCGGCCCGCCAGACCGAGGGCTCCCATGCCCTGAAGTGGACGGCGCAATACCAGCCCGTCCCGAAAATCTGGGCGTTGCCGCCGGTGCGCCACTTCGTACAGCACATCCAGCGAAACGGCCGCAGGAGCATGCCCGAGGCCGAGGCCGAGGCCGAGGCCGAGGTGACCAAGCAGATGGCGGGGAAGGCCTCGGATGACCTCCTGGGGCCCGCGGCACCCCGGATGGAGCTCCCCCGGGCCGAGGAGGATGAGCCCGGGGCCCCTCCCTCGGTGCTGGGCCTGGATCCGGAGGTCGTCGAGGAGATCGAGCGGTACAAGCGAGAGCTCGACGCGAGGCCGGGCCCCCGCTAG
- a CDS encoding DUF6798 domain-containing protein, with protein sequence MSSTDATGGVPAAEDGAGDAWPIWPAYILILGVYLTLRGYHSLDGDQAYRLPLLLHQQEPSVYAADPFVLAFESFNPHRGSQAVLGASCRVLGLSAGLLALFVATFLATCRGLDRLARSAWPGTQAGAVGLVAIVLVLTAKAGSLGTNHLFEAMVLDRLMALAAGWLAVAAAVGRPESGWWRAGPPLLLAAIIHPSLGLQLALLVAGSWIAWAATRGRAAVGWGLAGRGILVATAAVLPGLAINVASGGAIAEGLSADDFWTLAVELQGPQHMLPHLWRMPQWLAGACFPALAALSLRGAWSSAPGRRLVLMLGMAMLWLAAAWAAIEALHSLRVTIFQPFRMATVTRGLCLVLIAGRLVSLWARGTWLDRLRAILVGVGVMGDWMLVAVTLAELAATVSGTDFVRRPRRPWLARWPGGAGSHGLAQGLVYAAMLAMGLFYLSRHDTESGQRVILVVSIGWGGIAIWRLARGASALRLTHPTREGIQKVAMVAAWAVPAAALLAGLVPADSTLGRSSAVRGLVARCRFAAVPVDDFERLGAWCRRNTPADATFVGPPGPKTFRLWSRRSLAFNRSGSPYHAAGLADWFARFQDHVGRHIPPAEFAREYLSGRHRLESRYDAMTADELAALARRQGADHVLATADDRMIPAGGPLELLHVEGRHAVYRLRPELASRAGSEDGPHRHR encoded by the coding sequence ATGAGCAGCACGGATGCGACGGGCGGCGTCCCCGCGGCCGAGGACGGCGCCGGGGACGCGTGGCCGATTTGGCCGGCTTACATCCTCATCCTGGGTGTCTACCTGACCCTGCGCGGCTACCACAGCCTCGACGGGGACCAGGCCTACCGACTCCCCCTGCTCCTGCATCAGCAGGAGCCGTCGGTCTATGCCGCGGACCCCTTCGTCCTGGCCTTCGAGTCCTTCAACCCCCACCGGGGCTCGCAGGCGGTCCTCGGCGCGAGCTGCCGCGTCCTCGGGCTCTCGGCGGGCCTGCTGGCGCTCTTCGTCGCGACCTTCCTGGCGACGTGCCGGGGCCTCGACCGCCTGGCCCGCTCCGCCTGGCCGGGGACGCAGGCGGGTGCCGTGGGCCTGGTGGCGATCGTCCTGGTCCTCACCGCCAAGGCGGGCAGCCTGGGGACGAACCACCTGTTCGAGGCGATGGTCCTGGACCGGCTGATGGCCCTGGCGGCCGGCTGGCTCGCCGTCGCGGCCGCGGTCGGCCGCCCGGAGTCGGGCTGGTGGCGGGCGGGGCCGCCGCTGCTGCTGGCGGCGATCATCCATCCGTCGCTCGGCCTGCAACTCGCCCTGCTGGTCGCGGGCTCCTGGATCGCCTGGGCGGCGACGAGGGGCCGAGCGGCCGTCGGCTGGGGGCTGGCCGGGCGGGGTATCCTGGTCGCCACGGCGGCCGTGCTGCCGGGATTGGCGATCAACGTCGCGTCGGGCGGGGCCATCGCGGAGGGGCTCTCCGCCGACGACTTCTGGACCCTCGCCGTCGAGCTCCAGGGCCCGCAGCACATGCTGCCGCACCTCTGGCGGATGCCCCAGTGGCTGGCGGGCGCCTGCTTCCCCGCGCTCGCGGCGCTCTCGCTGCGCGGGGCATGGTCGTCGGCGCCCGGCCGTCGGCTGGTTCTCATGCTGGGCATGGCGATGCTCTGGCTGGCGGCGGCCTGGGCGGCGATCGAGGCCCTCCACAGCCTCAGGGTCACGATCTTCCAGCCGTTCCGGATGGCCACCGTGACACGCGGGCTCTGCCTCGTCCTGATCGCGGGGAGGTTGGTGTCGCTCTGGGCGCGCGGGACCTGGCTGGACCGGCTCCGGGCGATCCTCGTCGGAGTCGGCGTGATGGGCGACTGGATGCTCGTCGCCGTGACCCTCGCCGAGCTCGCCGCGACCGTGTCGGGAACTGATTTCGTCCGGCGGCCCCGCCGACCCTGGCTCGCCCGTTGGCCGGGAGGAGCCGGCTCCCACGGGTTGGCGCAGGGGCTCGTGTACGCGGCGATGCTGGCGATGGGCCTGTTCTACCTCTCGCGGCACGACACGGAATCCGGACAGCGGGTGATCCTGGTCGTGTCGATCGGCTGGGGAGGGATTGCGATCTGGAGGCTTGCGCGCGGTGCGTCCGCGCTGCGATTGACGCACCCTACAAGAGAAGGCATTCAGAAAGTCGCGATGGTCGCGGCGTGGGCGGTGCCGGCGGCGGCCTTGCTGGCGGGCCTGGTGCCGGCGGACAGCACGCTCGGGCGGTCTTCGGCGGTCCGCGGGCTCGTGGCGCGGTGCCGGTTCGCGGCGGTGCCGGTGGATGACTTCGAGCGGCTGGGTGCCTGGTGCCGGCGGAACACACCGGCGGATGCGACGTTCGTCGGGCCGCCGGGGCCGAAGACCTTCCGGCTCTGGTCGCGCCGGAGCCTGGCGTTCAATCGGTCGGGCAGCCCCTACCATGCGGCCGGGCTGGCGGACTGGTTCGCCCGGTTCCAGGACCACGTGGGCCGGCACATCCCGCCGGCCGAGTTCGCCCGCGAGTATCTCTCGGGCCGGCACCGGCTGGAATCCCGCTACGACGCGATGACCGCCGACGAGCTCGCCGCGCTGGCGAGGCGGCAAGGTGCCGACCACGTGCTCGCCACGGCGGACGATCGAATGATCCCCGCGGGCGGCCCCCTGGAATTGCTCCACGTCGAGGGCCGGCACGCCGTCTACCGGCTGCGTCCGGAGCTCGCGTCGAGGGCCGGGTCGGAGGACGGGCCCCATCGCCATCGGTAG